The Acidobacteriota bacterium genome includes a region encoding these proteins:
- a CDS encoding redoxin family protein: MNRRRLAIAIVTLAVLGPLAGLIWFESNLEARRSQRPEVGMLFPALPGLADGESLPASPGRLRVVTFARAGCGNCDRTIGALRRVTASGEGDFDLIAVVAAAQATGLEDTAGLYSIADPDASLSKRFGVIHVPLVFLVDEHSRVRGVTTGERPEAAWRSFLGLEGDAL, translated from the coding sequence ATGAACCGCCGGCGCCTCGCGATCGCGATCGTGACTCTGGCCGTCCTCGGCCCCCTGGCCGGCCTGATCTGGTTCGAGTCGAACCTCGAGGCAAGACGGTCTCAGCGACCCGAAGTCGGCATGTTGTTCCCCGCCCTGCCGGGCCTCGCCGACGGCGAGTCCCTACCGGCCTCTCCGGGCCGGCTTCGGGTCGTTACCTTCGCCAGGGCAGGTTGCGGAAACTGCGACCGCACGATCGGCGCCCTGCGAAGGGTCACGGCAAGCGGTGAAGGCGACTTCGACTTGATCGCGGTCGTCGCGGCCGCGCAAGCGACCGGGCTCGAGGACACCGCCGGCCTGTACTCGATCGCCGACCCGGACGCGTCGCTATCGAAGCGCTTCGGCGTCATCCACGTACCGCTCGTGTTCCTGGTCGACGAGCACTCCCGAGTCCGGGGCGTCACGACCGGCGAACGGCCCGAGGCCGCCTGGCGCTCCTTTCTGGGACTCGAGGGCGATGCGCTCTGA
- a CDS encoding cysteine peptidase family C39 domain-containing protein, translated as MRSDRSRVARNRRLAAAGLILAGGLVAVAVRAVGPTLDRIAWASSLDPSAPGSGQVIRQQKRSDCGPAALKMILEHHGITGVSLAELEFSTGTGPDGTSMLALKKTAEERGLGSQGLRLPVERLHDIPMPAIAHVHGDHFVVIRSAGPELVIDDPSLGRLRMSRSTFERSWDGVLLAFTGGPP; from the coding sequence ATGCGCTCTGATCGGTCGCGCGTGGCGCGCAATCGACGCCTTGCCGCGGCCGGGCTCATCCTCGCCGGCGGCCTGGTAGCCGTCGCCGTACGCGCCGTCGGCCCCACCCTGGACCGCATCGCGTGGGCATCCTCCCTCGACCCTTCGGCGCCCGGATCCGGCCAGGTGATTCGGCAGCAGAAGCGCTCCGACTGCGGCCCGGCCGCGCTCAAGATGATCCTCGAGCACCACGGCATCACCGGCGTCTCGCTCGCCGAACTCGAGTTCTCCACCGGCACCGGCCCGGACGGCACCAGCATGCTCGCCCTCAAGAAAACTGCCGAGGAGCGCGGTCTCGGCAGCCAGGGACTGCGCCTGCCGGTAGAGCGGCTGCACGACATTCCGATGCCCGCCATCGCTCATGTACACGGCGATCACTTCGTCGTCATTCGCAGCGCCGGACCGGAACTGGTCATCGACGATCCGTCCCTCGGCCGCCTGCGCATGAGCCGGAGCACGTTCGAGCGCTCCTGGGACGGCGTTCTCCTCGCCTTCACCGGCGGACC
- a CDS encoding DEAD/DEAH box helicase, producing MEAVRQDIDRQARPRKRATPRNAPPQIHLLLNAATSRNAGGLMIDIFGRKQNPQGEFGKLKRLSIDHAKLEELLGLTTDMAGSAVNGLPPVTGPAMVTALPPEVPARASRKRKGGRAARKPARPLVQRVYVPMNWTGPLLPRLSAEGHLYWWDGRSLGDPRPVTIDDGEPWRLALQLELAAASRVRLRGLLRRGDETVPLSRAALVLPLPDGAGTAPDSGSNGQGNMMLLLDDAISRLELDPIRDQPWYALLGGSGELVIPDEDLEAAVTSLLELPRLPPLELPEEVYLSEEEPVPQPRLALEPEDAPEWMNPQLEARLSFGYGGLTVDAGDPRSAVVDWEEHRFVRRNLETEQDALVRLLELGLKPVASKSGHSLELEPRDLPAVAEPLLLEGWEVEAHGASIRSPSPPALRIESGVDWFELSGEIDFDGDQIELSKILAAISDGRRSVDLKDGSTGLLPAAWVENYGSLSQLAQDSNEEGLRFLPSQALLVDALLAVTPPVNVSKTFAELREKLETFSSIRPKKEPRSFVGTLRKYQRLGLGWLCFLREFGLGGVLADDMGLGKTIQALALLRMYRTASKTTKLPYLVVAPRSLVYNWIDEASRFTPDLKVLEYAGRDREDLRGELEAADLVVTTYGTVRRDIGYLATVEFDTVILDEAQAIKNAASQTAKACRLLVGQNRLALTGTPIENHLGELGSIFEFLNPGLLGRLPVLDVLAGGRVPSQKELALVAKGLRPFILRRSKEEVLPDLPEKTEQILQCTLNPKQQDLYDQLRASYRDSLLKQVEDKGVAGSTMQVLEALLRLRQVACHPGLIDDSWEEAGSAKLESLFEQVSEVLAEGHKCLVFSQFTSLLAYVRRHLEENDVPYAYLDGQTRNRGEVVEHFQTDPDTNIFLISLKAGGVGLNLTAAGYVFLLDPWWNPAVEAQAIDRTHRIGQTQPVFAYRLIARDTVEEKMLELQRSKRKIADAILEGSGSSLRDLTADDLRLLLS from the coding sequence GCTCGACCCCGCAAGCGCGCGACCCCAAGGAACGCCCCGCCCCAGATCCACCTCCTGCTCAACGCCGCCACCAGCCGCAACGCCGGCGGCCTGATGATCGACATCTTCGGCCGCAAGCAGAACCCGCAGGGTGAGTTCGGCAAGTTGAAGCGGCTGAGCATCGACCACGCAAAGCTGGAGGAGCTGCTCGGACTCACGACGGACATGGCCGGCTCCGCGGTCAACGGATTGCCCCCCGTCACTGGACCCGCAATGGTCACTGCGCTACCGCCCGAAGTTCCGGCCCGCGCCAGCCGCAAGCGCAAGGGAGGCCGGGCCGCCCGAAAACCCGCCCGTCCGCTCGTACAGCGGGTCTACGTGCCAATGAACTGGACCGGCCCCCTGCTACCGCGGCTGAGCGCGGAAGGCCACCTCTACTGGTGGGATGGCCGCTCACTCGGCGATCCGCGACCGGTCACCATCGACGACGGGGAACCCTGGCGCCTGGCGCTGCAGTTGGAACTCGCGGCAGCCAGCCGGGTCCGGCTGAGAGGTCTGCTCAGGCGCGGCGACGAGACCGTGCCGCTGAGCCGGGCCGCACTCGTTCTTCCCCTCCCGGACGGTGCCGGAACGGCCCCTGACTCCGGTTCCAACGGGCAAGGCAACATGATGCTCCTGCTCGACGACGCGATCAGCCGCCTGGAACTCGACCCGATTCGCGATCAGCCGTGGTATGCGCTGCTCGGCGGGAGCGGCGAGCTCGTGATCCCCGACGAGGACCTCGAGGCTGCCGTGACCAGTCTGCTCGAGCTGCCCCGACTGCCGCCGCTCGAGCTTCCGGAGGAGGTCTACCTGTCGGAGGAGGAGCCGGTACCGCAGCCCCGCCTGGCACTCGAACCCGAGGACGCCCCCGAATGGATGAACCCGCAGCTCGAAGCCCGGCTCTCGTTCGGCTACGGCGGCCTCACCGTCGACGCCGGCGATCCGCGATCCGCGGTCGTCGACTGGGAAGAGCACCGTTTCGTTCGCCGCAACCTGGAGACGGAGCAGGACGCGCTGGTCCGGCTGCTTGAACTTGGTCTCAAGCCGGTCGCATCGAAGAGCGGCCACAGTCTGGAACTCGAACCGCGCGATCTGCCGGCGGTCGCCGAGCCGCTGCTCCTCGAAGGCTGGGAAGTCGAAGCGCACGGTGCCTCGATCCGATCGCCCAGCCCGCCGGCACTTCGCATCGAGAGCGGCGTCGACTGGTTCGAACTCAGCGGAGAGATCGACTTCGACGGCGATCAGATCGAGCTCTCAAAGATCCTCGCCGCGATCTCGGACGGCCGCCGCTCTGTCGACCTGAAGGACGGCTCGACCGGACTGCTCCCGGCCGCCTGGGTCGAGAACTACGGCTCTCTCAGCCAACTCGCCCAGGACTCGAACGAGGAGGGTCTGCGCTTCCTGCCGTCACAGGCGCTGCTGGTCGACGCCCTGCTGGCCGTTACGCCGCCGGTCAACGTAAGCAAGACGTTCGCCGAACTCCGCGAGAAGCTGGAGACGTTCTCCTCGATCCGACCCAAGAAGGAACCCCGCAGCTTCGTCGGCACGCTCCGGAAGTATCAACGACTCGGTCTGGGGTGGCTCTGCTTCCTGCGCGAGTTCGGCCTCGGCGGTGTGCTCGCCGACGACATGGGCCTGGGCAAGACGATTCAGGCGCTGGCCCTGCTGCGGATGTACCGCACGGCCTCGAAGACGACGAAGTTGCCGTATCTGGTTGTCGCACCGCGCAGCCTCGTCTACAACTGGATCGACGAGGCCTCCCGATTCACCCCCGACCTGAAGGTGCTCGAGTACGCGGGACGCGACCGGGAAGACCTTCGCGGCGAACTCGAAGCCGCCGACCTCGTGGTCACCACCTACGGCACGGTCCGCCGCGACATCGGCTATCTGGCCACGGTCGAGTTCGACACCGTGATCCTCGACGAGGCCCAGGCAATCAAGAACGCCGCCTCGCAGACGGCCAAGGCATGCCGCCTCCTCGTGGGGCAGAACCGCCTCGCGCTGACCGGCACGCCGATCGAGAACCACCTGGGCGAGCTGGGCTCGATCTTCGAGTTCCTCAACCCGGGACTGCTGGGCCGGCTGCCGGTCCTCGACGTGCTCGCCGGCGGCAGGGTGCCGAGCCAGAAGGAACTCGCCCTCGTCGCGAAGGGGCTGCGGCCGTTCATCCTCCGTCGCAGCAAGGAAGAGGTCCTCCCCGACCTGCCCGAGAAGACCGAACAGATCCTGCAGTGCACGCTGAATCCCAAGCAGCAGGACCTCTACGACCAGCTCCGCGCGAGCTATCGCGACAGCCTGCTCAAGCAGGTCGAGGACAAAGGAGTCGCCGGTTCCACGATGCAGGTGCTCGAGGCGTTGCTTCGGCTCCGCCAAGTGGCCTGTCACCCCGGGCTCATCGACGACTCGTGGGAAGAGGCCGGCAGCGCCAAGCTCGAATCCCTGTTCGAGCAGGTCTCCGAGGTCCTCGCCGAGGGCCACAAGTGCCTCGTGTTCTCCCAGTTCACGTCGCTGCTCGCCTACGTCCGCCGGCACCTCGAAGAGAACGACGTGCCCTACGCCTACCTCGACGGCCAGACGCGGAACCGCGGCGAAGTCGTCGAGCACTTCCAGACCGACCCGGACACGAACATCTTCCTGATCAGCCTCAAGGCCGGCGGCGTCGGCCTGAACCTCACCGCGGCCGGCTACGTCTTCCTGCTCGACCCGTGGTGGAACCCGGCGGTGGAGGCGCAGGCGATCGACCGCACGCACCGCATCGGCCAGACCCAGCCCGTGTTCGCCTACCGCCTGATCGCGCGCGACACGGTCGAAGAGAAGATGCTCGAACTCCAGCGCTCGAAGAGGAAGATCGCCGACGCGATCCTCGAAGGCAGCGGGTCGTCCCTGCGGGACTTGACCGCCGACGATCTGCGTCTGCTGCTGAGCTGA